The proteins below come from a single Hyperolius riggenbachi isolate aHypRig1 chromosome 8, aHypRig1.pri, whole genome shotgun sequence genomic window:
- the LOC137527239 gene encoding olfactory receptor 2AP1-like, translating to MNEDKMRNKTMVTYFLLKGVSDVPEVHFLISLLVFLIYLTTLAGNTTILLLVLLDSHLHTPMYFFLCNLSILNIFTPTVALHRILVIFVTGNNVVSFTDCTAQVYFFGWFCGSELTLLTAMSYDRCVAICNPLHYSSVMNSKVCVGLVTFSWLFNLLESLPLIITLLQFSCYSSNIINHFLCDIIILKNMTCNDTSMLDLEIFTLGAFTVFSPFLLTFISYVLIIATILGIKSRTGRSKAFYTCSSHLTVVSLLYTSLVCQYLTPIGTFRSGKLLSLFNAALIPMLNPFIYSLKNKDVKTALQRQMKYFKTMC from the coding sequence ATGAATGAGGATAAGATGAGGAACAAGACAATGGTGACCTACTTCCTACTTAAAGGGGTTTCAGATGTTCCAGAGGTGCATTTTCTGATCTCTCTCTTGGTTTTTCTCATTTATCTCACCACTCTTGCTGGTAACACGACCATCCTACTACTGGTACTCCTGGACTCTCATCTCCACACTCCCATGTACTTCTTCCTGTGTAATCTGTCCATTCTCAACATTTTTACTCCCACAGTTGCACTACACCGGATACTTGTTATTTTTGTAACAGGAAATAATGTTGTGTCTTTTACAGATTGCACAGCACAGGTTTATTTCTTTGGGTGGTTTTGTGGTAGTGAGTTGACATTACTCACAGCCATGAGCTACGACCGTTGTGTCGCCATCTGCAATCCATTGCATTATTCGTCTGTTATGAACAGTAAAGTCTGTGTTGGCCTGGTCACATTCTCCTGGTTATTTAATCTTTTAGAGAGTCTTCCTTTAATAATCACCCTATTACAAttttcttgctactcttccaaTATAATTAACCACTTTTTATGTGACATTATCATTTTAAAAAACATGACTTGCAATGATACCTCAATGTTAGATCTAGAGATCTTCACACTGGGGGCATTTACAGTATTCAGCCCATTTCTCCTCACCTTTATCTCCTATGTCCTCATCATTGCCACCATATTAGGAATTAAATCTAGAACAGGGAGGTCTAAAGCTTTCTACACATGTTCTTCTCACCTCACTGTTGTCAGTCTACTCTACACAAGTCTAGTATGTCAATATCTTACACCGATCGGCACCTTCAGGTCCGGCAAACTTTTGTCTCTGTTCAACGCAGCTCTGATTCCCATGCTAAACCCCTTCATCTACAGCCTGAAGAATAAAGATGTGAAGACCGCTCTTCAGAGACAGATGAAGTATTTTAAGACCATGTGCTGA